Proteins encoded within one genomic window of Ottowia sp. SB7-C50:
- a CDS encoding glycine zipper domain-containing protein, with translation MTDTPRHPDDVAAPDTPAVGTGVGAVAGAAAGAAIGSVAGPLGTGLGAVVGAIVGGFTGKEVGGAVDTTVHDDHWRSHYEREPYYRAGHTYDDYAPAYGLGIGSLVADKYRERDYDEIEPELARDWEIYRGESRLNWPEASPAARAAWQRARRDVGAV, from the coding sequence ATGACCGATACCCCTCGACACCCCGATGACGTGGCCGCGCCCGACACCCCGGCAGTGGGCACGGGCGTGGGCGCGGTGGCAGGTGCGGCCGCCGGTGCGGCCATTGGGTCCGTCGCCGGCCCCTTGGGCACGGGCCTGGGCGCCGTGGTGGGTGCCATCGTCGGCGGCTTCACGGGCAAGGAAGTGGGCGGCGCCGTGGACACCACCGTCCACGACGACCACTGGCGCTCCCACTACGAGCGCGAGCCGTACTACCGTGCCGGCCACACCTACGACGATTACGCGCCCGCCTACGGGCTGGGCATCGGCAGCCTGGTGGCCGATAAATACCGCGAGCGCGACTACGACGAGATCGAGCCCGAACTGGCCCGCGACTGGGAAATCTACCGCGGTGAATCGCGCCTGAACTGGCCCGAAGCCAGCCCCGCCGCGCGTGCCGCGTGGCAACGTGCCCGGCGCGACGTGGGTGCGGTCTGA
- the dusA gene encoding tRNA dihydrouridine(20/20a) synthase DusA: MSPWRLSVAPMLDWSDKHCRFFHRLLTKHTRLYTEMVNTGALLHGAERRHLRFDAVEHPVALQLGGSDPADLAQSARIGVRWGYDEINLNCGCPSERVQRGAFGACLMAEPRLVADGVKAMVDAVDVPVTVKHRIGIDREESYDFVRDFVGTVAEAGCGVFIVHARNAWLQGLSPKENREIPPLRYELVYQLKRDFPHLTIVLNGGVTTDEQIATHLQHVDGVMLGREAYHHPWMMTQWDARFLGGAPNPITREAVEDEMVRYMQREAVEDGTPWSAIARHMLGLRHTLRGARLWRQVWSDHKLKVLPAADVARRAREASTEVLPA; the protein is encoded by the coding sequence ATGAGCCCCTGGCGCCTGTCCGTGGCGCCCATGTTGGACTGGTCCGACAAGCACTGCCGTTTTTTCCATCGCCTGCTGACGAAGCACACGCGCCTGTACACCGAAATGGTCAACACCGGTGCGCTGCTGCACGGCGCCGAGCGGCGGCACCTGCGCTTTGACGCGGTCGAGCACCCCGTGGCACTGCAACTGGGCGGCAGCGACCCGGCCGACCTGGCGCAGAGCGCGCGCATCGGCGTGCGCTGGGGCTACGACGAGATCAACCTCAACTGCGGCTGCCCCAGCGAGCGCGTGCAGCGCGGCGCGTTCGGCGCCTGCCTGATGGCCGAGCCGCGCCTGGTGGCCGACGGCGTGAAAGCCATGGTCGACGCGGTCGATGTGCCCGTCACCGTGAAACACCGCATCGGCATCGACCGCGAAGAAAGCTATGACTTCGTGCGCGACTTCGTCGGTACGGTGGCCGAGGCCGGTTGCGGCGTGTTCATCGTGCACGCGCGCAACGCCTGGCTGCAGGGACTGAGCCCGAAGGAAAACCGCGAGATCCCGCCGCTGCGCTATGAACTGGTGTACCAGCTCAAGCGCGACTTTCCGCACCTGACCATCGTGCTCAACGGCGGCGTCACCACCGACGAGCAGATCGCCACGCACCTGCAGCATGTCGACGGCGTGATGCTGGGCCGCGAGGCCTACCACCACCCGTGGATGATGACCCAGTGGGACGCGCGCTTTCTGGGCGGCGCGCCCAACCCCATCACGCGCGAAGCGGTCGAAGACGAGATGGTGCGCTACATGCAGCGCGAGGCGGTCGAAGACGGCACGCCCTGGTCGGCCATCGCGCGGCACATGCTGGGCCTGCGCCATACCCTGCGGGGCGCACGCCTGTGGCGTCAGGTGTGGAGCGACCACAAGCTGAAGGTGCTGCCTGCCGCCGATGTGGCGCGCCGCGCGCGCGAGGCGTCGACCGAAGTGCTGCCAGCCTGA
- the phbB gene encoding acetoacetyl-CoA reductase has protein sequence MSQKVAYVTGGMGGIGTAICQRLHKEGFKVIAGAGPTRDTEKWLGEQKALGYTFYASVGNVGDWQSTVDAFTKAKADHGPIDVLVNNAGITRDRMFLKMSREDWDAVINTNLTSMFNVTKQVVPDMVERGFGRIIQISSVNGEKGQAGQTNYSAAKAGMHGFTMALAQELAGKGVTVNTVSPGYIGTDMVNAIRPDVLEKIVATIPVKRLGTPAEIGSIVAWLAGDDSGFTTGADFSCNGGLHMG, from the coding sequence ATGAGTCAGAAAGTTGCATACGTCACCGGCGGCATGGGTGGCATCGGTACCGCCATCTGCCAGCGCCTGCACAAGGAAGGCTTCAAGGTCATCGCCGGCGCCGGCCCCACGCGCGACACCGAAAAGTGGCTGGGCGAGCAGAAGGCGCTTGGCTACACGTTCTACGCCAGCGTGGGCAACGTGGGCGACTGGCAGTCCACCGTGGACGCCTTCACCAAGGCCAAGGCCGACCACGGCCCGATCGACGTGCTGGTGAACAACGCCGGCATCACGCGCGACCGCATGTTCCTGAAGATGTCTCGCGAAGACTGGGACGCCGTCATCAACACCAACCTGACCAGCATGTTCAACGTGACCAAGCAGGTCGTGCCCGACATGGTGGAGCGTGGCTTTGGCCGCATCATCCAGATCAGCTCGGTCAACGGTGAAAAAGGCCAGGCCGGCCAGACCAACTATTCCGCCGCCAAGGCCGGCATGCACGGCTTCACCATGGCCCTGGCGCAAGAATTGGCAGGCAAGGGCGTCACGGTCAACACCGTCAGCCCCGGCTACATCGGCACCGACATGGTCAACGCCATCCGTCCCGACGTGCTGGAAAAGATCGTCGCCACCATTCCGGTCAAGCGCCTGGGCACGCCGGCCGAAATCGGCTCCATCGTCGCCTGGCTGGCGGGCGACGATTCCGGCTTCACCACCGGTGCCGACTTCTCCTGCAACGGCGGCCTGCACATGGGCTGA
- the cynS gene encoding cyanase codes for MNRHSVTEKIITAKVAQGILWADVARKVGRSKEWTTAACLGQMTCDAQQAEVIGELFGLTAEEQKWLQVVPYKGSLPTAVPTDPLIYRWYEIVSVYGSTIKELIHEEFGDGIMSAIDFSMDIQRQPDPQGDRVNVVLSGKFLPYKSY; via the coding sequence ATGAACCGCCACAGCGTGACCGAAAAAATCATCACCGCCAAGGTGGCCCAGGGCATCCTGTGGGCCGATGTGGCCAGAAAGGTCGGCCGCTCGAAGGAATGGACGACCGCCGCGTGCCTGGGCCAGATGACGTGCGATGCCCAGCAGGCCGAGGTGATCGGCGAGCTGTTCGGCCTGACCGCCGAGGAACAGAAGTGGCTGCAGGTGGTGCCGTACAAGGGATCGCTGCCCACCGCGGTGCCGACCGATCCGCTGATCTACCGCTGGTACGAAATCGTCAGCGTGTACGGCAGCACCATCAAGGAGCTGATCCACGAGGAGTTTGGCGACGGCATCATGAGCGCCATCGATTTCAGCATGGACATCCAGCGCCAGCCCGATCCGCAGGGCGACCGCGTGAACGTGGTGCTGTCGGGCAAGTTCCTGCCCTACAAGTCGTACTGA
- a CDS encoding tripartite tricarboxylate transporter substrate binding protein — protein MRRFTHLVRPLAIAAASAFVAVGAQAQEAWPSKPIRFVVPYLAGGTTDLVARTTGDYVSKKLGQPVVVENRPGAGGNIGMEAVAKAAPDGYTIGFGAISTNALNPHIYKKMAFDPRKDFTGVSLLGYSTIVLEVAPSVPARNVAEFIAYAKTKPGLTYGTAGAGTSMHLAGAMFGQMTGTELTHVPYKGSAPGINDLLGGHLPVMFDNLPASLPHIQAGKLRALAVAGKARSPSLPDVPTLAEAGLKGYGVDPWFGVFGPAGMNPKVTERLSEAFREALADPAVKDKLVKSGFTPEGSTGAALDQLAHSEYERLGKVARAAAMAVD, from the coding sequence ATGCGTCGTTTCACCCACCTTGTCCGCCCGCTGGCCATCGCCGCCGCCAGCGCTTTTGTCGCCGTCGGAGCGCAGGCACAGGAGGCCTGGCCATCGAAGCCGATCCGCTTCGTCGTGCCCTACCTGGCCGGCGGCACCACTGACCTGGTGGCGCGCACCACGGGCGACTACGTCAGCAAGAAGCTGGGCCAGCCCGTGGTGGTCGAAAACCGCCCCGGCGCGGGCGGCAACATCGGCATGGAGGCGGTGGCCAAGGCCGCGCCGGACGGCTACACCATTGGCTTTGGCGCCATTTCGACCAACGCGCTCAACCCGCACATCTACAAGAAGATGGCGTTCGACCCGCGCAAGGATTTCACCGGCGTCAGCCTGCTCGGCTATTCCACCATCGTGCTGGAAGTGGCGCCCAGCGTGCCGGCGCGCAACGTGGCCGAGTTCATCGCCTATGCCAAGACCAAGCCCGGCCTGACCTACGGCACGGCGGGCGCTGGCACGTCAATGCACCTAGCGGGCGCCATGTTCGGGCAGATGACCGGCACCGAGCTGACCCACGTGCCCTACAAGGGCAGCGCGCCAGGCATCAACGACCTGCTGGGCGGCCACCTGCCGGTGATGTTCGACAACCTGCCGGCCAGCCTGCCGCACATCCAGGCGGGCAAGCTGCGCGCGCTGGCGGTGGCGGGCAAGGCGCGCTCGCCCTCGCTGCCCGACGTGCCCACGCTGGCCGAGGCGGGTCTGAAAGGCTATGGCGTCGACCCGTGGTTCGGCGTGTTCGGCCCGGCGGGCATGAACCCGAAAGTGACCGAGCGCCTGTCCGAAGCCTTCCGCGAAGCGCTGGCCGACCCGGCTGTCAAGGACAAGCTGGTGAAGTCTGGCTTCACGCCCGAAGGATCGACCGGCGCCGCGCTGGACCAGCTGGCGCACAGCGAATACGAGCGGCTGGGCAAGGTCGCGCGCGCAGCGGCGATGGCGGTGGATTGA
- a CDS encoding acetyl-CoA C-acetyltransferase, which produces MEDIVIVSAARTAVGKFGGSLAKVPATELGSIAIQAALQRARVGLDQVGEVIMGQVLCAGSGQNPARQALIKAGIAKETPALTINAVCGSGLKAVMLAHQAVLTGDSEIVVAGGQENMSASLHALPGSRDGQRMGDWKMIDTMIVDGLWDVYNKYHMGITAENVAKQEGITREQQDELALNSQKKAAAAQDAGKFKDEIVPVSIPQRKGDPVVFDTDEFINKKTNADALAGLKPAFDKAGSVTAGNASGINDGAAAVVVMTAKKAAALGLTPLARIASYATTGLDPATMGLGPVSASQKALKRAGWGVGDVDLFELNEAFAAQACAVNKLLGADPAKVNVNGGAIAIGHPIGASGCRILVTLLHEMQRSGAKKGLAGLCIGGGMGVALAVERA; this is translated from the coding sequence ATGGAAGACATCGTCATCGTTTCAGCCGCCCGCACCGCCGTGGGCAAGTTCGGTGGCTCGCTGGCCAAGGTGCCGGCGACCGAGCTGGGCAGCATCGCCATCCAGGCGGCGCTGCAGCGCGCCAGGGTGGGCCTCGACCAGGTGGGCGAGGTTATCATGGGCCAGGTGCTGTGTGCCGGCAGCGGCCAGAACCCGGCGCGCCAGGCGCTGATCAAGGCCGGCATCGCCAAGGAAACGCCGGCGCTCACCATCAACGCCGTGTGCGGCTCGGGCCTGAAGGCCGTCATGCTGGCCCATCAGGCGGTGCTGACCGGCGACAGCGAGATCGTGGTAGCCGGCGGCCAGGAAAACATGAGCGCCAGCCTGCACGCGTTGCCCGGCAGCCGCGACGGCCAGCGCATGGGCGACTGGAAGATGATCGACACCATGATCGTCGACGGCCTCTGGGACGTGTACAACAAGTACCACATGGGCATCACGGCCGAGAACGTGGCCAAGCAGGAAGGCATCACGCGCGAGCAGCAGGACGAACTGGCGTTGAACAGCCAGAAGAAGGCCGCCGCGGCGCAAGACGCCGGCAAGTTCAAGGACGAGATCGTCCCCGTCAGCATCCCGCAGCGCAAGGGCGATCCGGTGGTGTTCGACACCGACGAATTCATCAACAAGAAGACCAACGCCGACGCGCTGGCCGGCCTCAAGCCCGCCTTCGACAAGGCGGGCAGCGTCACCGCCGGCAACGCCAGCGGCATCAACGACGGCGCCGCCGCCGTGGTGGTGATGACGGCCAAAAAAGCCGCCGCGCTGGGCCTGACGCCGCTGGCACGCATTGCCAGTTACGCCACCACCGGCCTCGACCCCGCCACCATGGGCCTGGGCCCGGTGTCGGCGTCGCAGAAGGCGCTCAAGCGCGCCGGCTGGGGCGTGGGCGACGTCGACCTGTTCGAGCTGAACGAAGCCTTTGCCGCGCAGGCCTGCGCCGTCAACAAGCTGCTGGGGGCCGACCCGGCCAAGGTCAACGTCAATGGCGGGGCGATTGCCATCGGCCACCCCATCGGGGCCAGCGGCTGCCGCATCCTGGTGACGCTGCTGCACGAAATGCAGCGCAGCGGCGCCAAAAAAGGCCTGGCGGGCCTGTGCATCGGCGGCGGAATGGGGGTGGCGCTGGCCGTCGAGCGCGCCTGA
- a CDS encoding EamA family transporter, translated as MPLRHLLLGLAVVAVWGTNFPIIKIALADLPPLALATLRFALAAFPALLFIRRPATGWRNLAAYGLLIGLAQFGLLFIAMTRFISPGLASLVVQVQVFFTIGLAMLLAGERVRPFQVLAMLLSLTGIVLIGWHAVTEGAAVTPLGLALILLAALAWACGNIVSRAAGRVDALGYMVWSSVFAVPPLVALSWAIEGWPAIRAGLAAAGWGTWAAVLWQSVGNTLFGYGAWAWLLARHPAASVTPLALLVPVFGMGASALWLREPLPGWKVGAALLVLGGLALNLLWPRMRGALARRSRSTPA; from the coding sequence CTGCCGCTGCGCCACCTGCTGCTGGGACTGGCCGTGGTGGCGGTGTGGGGCACCAACTTTCCCATCATCAAGATCGCGCTGGCCGATTTGCCGCCGCTGGCGCTGGCCACGCTGCGCTTTGCGCTGGCGGCGTTTCCGGCGCTGCTGTTCATCCGCCGGCCGGCCACGGGCTGGCGCAACCTGGCCGCCTACGGGCTGCTGATCGGCCTGGCGCAGTTCGGGCTGCTGTTCATCGCCATGACGCGCTTCATCTCGCCCGGGCTGGCCTCGCTGGTGGTGCAGGTGCAGGTGTTCTTCACCATTGGCCTGGCCATGCTGCTGGCCGGCGAACGGGTACGGCCATTTCAGGTGCTGGCCATGCTGCTGTCGTTGACCGGCATCGTGCTGATCGGCTGGCATGCGGTGACCGAAGGCGCGGCCGTCACGCCGCTGGGCCTGGCGCTGATACTGCTGGCGGCGCTGGCCTGGGCGTGCGGCAACATCGTCAGCCGCGCCGCTGGTCGTGTGGATGCGCTGGGCTACATGGTGTGGAGCAGCGTGTTCGCCGTGCCGCCGCTGGTGGCGCTGTCATGGGCCATCGAAGGCTGGCCGGCCATCCGCGCGGGGCTGGCGGCTGCGGGCTGGGGCACGTGGGCCGCGGTGCTGTGGCAGTCGGTCGGCAACACGCTGTTTGGCTACGGCGCGTGGGCATGGCTGCTGGCGCGGCACCCGGCCGCCAGCGTCACACCGCTGGCGCTGCTGGTGCCGGTGTTCGGCATGGGCGCGTCGGCGCTGTGGCTGCGCGAGCCATTGCCGGGCTGGAAGGTGGGCGCCGCGCTGCTGGTGCTGGGCGGCCTGGCGCTCAACCTGCTGTGGCCACGCATGCGCGGCGCGCTTGCTCGCAGAAGCCGGTCAACGCCGGCGTGA
- a CDS encoding MipA/OmpV family protein, protein MSLLCLSSRRMRSLSVVVIGLGGASAAFATSTPTGQGRVEDHWAVASSAIQAPSAQSDDRVVDGSAGADAPYLLAQAQPASDAARAPDAATEAEPAGPQPAAGEIAPGERRRPLPWAYETLPQPYPREGERDDRVQWLIGVAANTSPDFFGGAQYHFALKPVAALQWGRWRFSVGGGYGLMGQGRRDRGSGAQAVLQETDRFNLSLSLNIDRGRDVAETDRLRGVPDVPATLRARVRARYYVSDRWTAVLAASQDILGKGRGMEVDAWLGYRWPVSDATRVDFGMGASWGNSQFMRSQYGVPVSATVASGYPAFRPGAGLYQTDIGVDVAHALSRSWVLFGGLHYSQLHGDARRSPLTLRANGVSATIGIAWRN, encoded by the coding sequence ATGTCGCTGCTGTGCCTGTCGTCCCGCCGCATGCGGTCGCTCTCCGTGGTGGTCATTGGCTTGGGAGGGGCATCGGCAGCGTTCGCGACCAGCACCCCAACAGGGCAAGGCCGCGTGGAGGACCATTGGGCGGTGGCGTCGTCTGCCATCCAGGCGCCTTCCGCGCAGTCCGACGACCGCGTCGTTGACGGGTCCGCCGGCGCTGATGCGCCCTATCTGCTGGCCCAGGCCCAGCCGGCCAGCGATGCGGCGCGGGCACCCGACGCTGCCACAGAAGCCGAACCCGCCGGCCCCCAACCCGCCGCTGGCGAGATTGCCCCCGGCGAGCGGCGGCGACCGCTGCCTTGGGCTTACGAAACCCTGCCGCAACCGTATCCGCGCGAGGGCGAGCGTGACGACCGCGTGCAATGGCTGATCGGCGTCGCGGCCAACACCAGTCCGGATTTTTTTGGCGGCGCGCAGTACCACTTCGCGCTCAAGCCCGTGGCGGCCCTGCAGTGGGGCCGCTGGCGCTTCAGCGTGGGCGGCGGTTATGGGCTGATGGGGCAGGGCCGGCGCGACCGCGGCAGCGGCGCGCAGGCCGTGCTGCAGGAAACCGACCGCTTCAACCTGAGCCTGTCGCTCAATATCGACCGCGGCCGCGACGTGGCTGAGACGGACCGCCTGCGCGGTGTGCCCGACGTGCCCGCCACCCTGCGCGCCCGCGTGCGCGCGCGCTACTACGTCAGCGACCGCTGGACGGCCGTGCTGGCCGCCTCGCAAGACATTCTGGGCAAGGGCCGCGGCATGGAAGTGGACGCCTGGCTGGGCTACCGCTGGCCGGTCAGCGACGCCACGCGCGTGGACTTCGGCATGGGCGCGTCCTGGGGCAACAGCCAGTTCATGCGCAGCCAGTACGGCGTGCCGGTATCGGCCACCGTGGCCTCGGGCTACCCGGCCTTCCGGCCGGGCGCGGGCCTGTACCAGACCGACATCGGCGTTGACGTGGCGCACGCGCTGTCGCGTTCATGGGTGCTGTTTGGCGGCCTGCACTATTCGCAGCTGCATGGCGACGCGCGGCGCAGCCCGCTGACGCTGCGCGCCAACGGCGTGTCGGCCACCATTGGCATCGCCTGGCGCAACTGA